From the genome of Homo sapiens chromosome 10 genomic patch of type FIX, GRCh38.p14 PATCHES HG2334_PATCH, one region includes:
- the KLLN gene encoding killin, with protein sequence MDRPGPGSARPGRTVHVWGYRVEWKVRNGRKLQPSEWAGRGDLGGFKRRWKDTRATVGTTFRRRSRVSLVGELSKFPLPSDSSGGKSSSSFARGALAWCRQRNPNPSCAAAETGARTSLPKERCRGWRLGNWLHKHPHPNTCPRLPACWLPPILTERGERVPKLVPLLACYPKSKPKD encoded by the coding sequence ATGGATCGCCCGGGGCCAGGCTCCGCGCGCCCCGGCCGGACCGTGCACGTTTGGGGTTACCGGGTTGAGTGGAAAGTACGGAACGGTAGGAAGCTGCAGCCCAGCGAGTGGGCGGGGCGAGGAGACCTAGGAGGGTTCAAAAGGAGGTGGAAGGATACACGGGCCACAGTCGGAACTACTTTCCGAAGGAGGTCACGTGTGTCCCTAGTTGGGGAACTTTCCAAATTCCCACTCCCCAGTGATAGCTCCGGAGGCAAGTCGTCTTCTTCCTTTGCTCGGGGTGCTCTTGCCTGGTGCAGGCAGCGGAACCCCAACCCTTCCTGCGCCGCGGCGGAAACAGGGGCTCGGACCAGCCTCCCGAAGGAGCGCTGTCGGGGCTGGCGCTTGGGGAACTGGTTACACAAGCACCCACATCCAAACACGTGCCCCCGCCTCCCCGCCTGCTGGCTGCCGCCGATTCTTACAGAACGCGGGGAGAGAGTCCCCAAACTGGTGCCACTCCTCGCCTGCTACCCTAAGAGCAAGCCAAAGGACTGA
- the MLDHR gene encoding PTEN upstream open reading frame MP31, whose product MWRDSLCAAAGYALGAGTRLRSVLSSRKLQP is encoded by the coding sequence ATGTGGCGGGACTCTTTATGCGCTGCGGCAGGATACGCGCTCGGCGCTGGGACGCGACTGCGCTCAGTTCTCTCCTCTCGGAAGCTGCAGCCATGA